A genomic segment from Chitinophaga flava encodes:
- a CDS encoding glycoside hydrolase family 125 protein encodes MVARRDFIRNSALLAGAVGLGMPKTVLGWNGYTSQRPPLAQRKFSSDAVEKAIAGVKKQIADNKLAWMFENCFPNTLDTTVNFKVQDGRPDTFVITGDIHAMWLRDSSAQVWPYIPLIKEDAKLEQMIAGVINRQVKCILIDPYANAFNDGPTGSEWEKDLTDMKPELHERKWEIDSLCYPVRLAYHYWKQGGDTKVFDDKYKQSARLIVKTFKEQQRKEGKGPYKFQRVTAWQSDTVPNSGYGAPMLPVGLIVSIFRPSDDATVFPFLIPSNMFAVVSLRQLAEISTEIYKDAAFAKECTDLADEVDRAIKAYAIVEHPKLGNMYGFEVDGYGNRLFIDDTNVPSLLSIPYLGYTTADDPLYQASRHFVWSTFHPWFYQGKFGNGVGSPHTGENYIWPMSIIMRALTSHNKEEIAECIKTLRNTDGNTGFIHESYHKDDPSKFTRKWFAWACTLFGELILKVSQEYPDLLKRQYA; translated from the coding sequence ATGGTAGCAAGGAGAGATTTTATCAGGAACAGCGCGCTGCTGGCAGGTGCTGTAGGGCTGGGGATGCCCAAAACGGTTTTAGGCTGGAATGGTTACACTTCCCAACGTCCGCCGCTGGCCCAGCGCAAATTCAGCAGTGATGCTGTAGAAAAGGCTATTGCCGGCGTTAAAAAACAGATTGCGGACAACAAACTCGCCTGGATGTTTGAGAACTGTTTCCCGAACACCCTTGACACCACTGTGAACTTTAAAGTACAGGATGGCAGGCCCGATACTTTTGTCATCACCGGCGATATCCATGCGATGTGGCTGCGTGACTCCTCTGCACAGGTATGGCCTTATATTCCGCTGATTAAGGAAGATGCTAAACTGGAGCAGATGATCGCCGGCGTGATCAACCGCCAGGTGAAATGCATCCTGATAGACCCGTATGCCAACGCTTTCAACGACGGCCCTACCGGTAGTGAATGGGAGAAAGACCTCACGGACATGAAGCCTGAGCTGCATGAACGCAAATGGGAAATAGACTCGCTCTGTTACCCTGTACGTCTGGCTTATCACTACTGGAAGCAAGGTGGCGATACCAAAGTGTTTGACGATAAATACAAACAATCTGCCCGCCTGATCGTGAAAACGTTCAAGGAGCAACAGCGTAAGGAAGGGAAAGGCCCTTATAAATTTCAGCGCGTAACTGCCTGGCAGTCAGATACCGTTCCTAATTCCGGTTATGGTGCACCGATGCTGCCGGTAGGCCTCATCGTTTCGATCTTCCGCCCGTCTGACGACGCTACTGTATTCCCTTTCCTGATCCCGTCCAATATGTTCGCGGTGGTTTCACTGCGCCAGCTGGCGGAAATCAGCACGGAGATCTATAAAGATGCTGCTTTTGCAAAAGAGTGCACCGACCTGGCTGATGAAGTAGACCGCGCTATCAAAGCCTATGCTATCGTAGAACACCCTAAGCTGGGTAACATGTACGGCTTTGAGGTAGATGGTTATGGTAATCGTTTATTCATTGACGATACCAACGTGCCCAGCCTGCTGTCTATCCCTTACCTGGGATATACTACTGCGGATGATCCGCTGTACCAGGCCTCCAGGCACTTTGTATGGAGTACTTTCCATCCCTGGTTCTATCAAGGTAAGTTTGGCAATGGCGTAGGTAGTCCGCATACCGGAGAAAACTACATCTGGCCGATGAGTATCATCATGAGAGCTTTGACCAGCCATAATAAGGAAGAAATAGCTGAGTGTATCAAAACACTGCGTAATACAGATGGAAACACCGGCTTTATTCATGAGTCTTACCATAAAGACGATCCCAGCAAGTTTACCCGTAAATGGTTTGCCTGGGCATGTACCTTATTCGGAGAGCTTATTCTCAAAGTGAGCCAGGAATATCCTGATTTGCTGAAAAGGCAATATGCTTAG
- a CDS encoding MutS-related protein, with protein MQHAGIYQQRINDFQQAIDKEKGLTSLLSWARLLSFLLIVAGVVFYFRQGWMGGWLLLSVVGVVFFAFFLKKHNRSQQKLALLKTLLELNQKELQQATEWKSTFEDGREFIDDQHDYSNDLDVFGPASIFQSINRTGTLSGKRQLADALRSPIQDVQTILATQEALKVLAPEIDFRQHLTANAMLAKEEGSDRRELALWLNMPFAFIHNKFMQIAAWLFPALALLMMAIYAYAGHYYLFIGMVILNWLLLGSIQGKIMEQYKLISHKERILEKFSLLLHLIRKGSFEQSALLKEQQGIAREADVALHQLSRIGSAFDQRLNLLVAVILNSLFLYDLHCILRLERWKSKHKTDVERWFGVIAQLEVWNSMATYAYNHPQYAYPKPQAAPMVLEAEALGHPLIPDNESVKNDGSIGRPASFLIITGSNMSGKSTFLRSIGSNLLLAMCGAPVCAQRFVFTPMRIMTSMRIKDSIASHTSYFQAELLRLQHIIQQLKAGGQVFILLDEILKGTNSEDKLSGSRSLIEHFLAYNCLGMIATHDLELGHLEDSYPEKIKNYCFESTIQGDHLFFDYRIRAGIARNKNATFLMKQMEII; from the coding sequence ATGCAGCACGCCGGTATATATCAGCAACGCATAAACGATTTTCAGCAGGCTATTGATAAAGAGAAGGGACTAACTTCCCTGCTGTCGTGGGCGAGATTATTGAGTTTTCTGTTGATTGTTGCCGGGGTGGTGTTTTATTTCCGACAGGGATGGATGGGAGGATGGTTACTCCTTTCCGTTGTGGGTGTGGTGTTTTTTGCTTTTTTTCTGAAGAAGCATAACCGGTCGCAACAAAAACTGGCGTTGTTAAAAACCTTGCTGGAGCTGAATCAGAAAGAGCTGCAGCAGGCTACTGAATGGAAGTCCACTTTTGAAGACGGCAGAGAGTTTATCGATGATCAGCATGATTATAGTAACGATCTGGACGTGTTTGGCCCTGCCTCTATTTTTCAGTCCATCAACCGTACAGGTACTTTGTCTGGCAAACGACAGCTGGCAGATGCCTTGCGGAGTCCTATACAGGATGTCCAGACCATTCTGGCTACACAGGAAGCGTTAAAGGTACTGGCGCCGGAAATCGACTTCCGGCAACATCTGACGGCCAACGCAATGCTGGCAAAAGAAGAGGGCAGCGACCGCCGGGAGCTGGCACTGTGGCTGAACATGCCTTTTGCCTTTATACACAATAAATTTATGCAGATCGCCGCTTGGTTGTTCCCTGCGCTGGCCCTGCTGATGATGGCAATATACGCCTATGCCGGGCATTATTATCTTTTTATCGGTATGGTGATACTGAACTGGTTGCTGCTGGGCAGCATCCAGGGGAAGATCATGGAGCAGTATAAGCTGATATCTCATAAGGAACGTATTCTGGAGAAGTTTTCCTTATTGCTGCACCTGATCCGCAAGGGTTCTTTTGAGCAGTCAGCATTACTGAAGGAACAGCAGGGAATTGCGAGAGAGGCAGATGTGGCGCTGCATCAGCTGTCCCGGATCGGATCGGCTTTTGATCAGCGACTGAACCTGCTGGTGGCTGTTATCCTGAACTCTCTTTTCCTGTACGATCTGCATTGTATCCTGCGGTTGGAACGCTGGAAATCGAAACATAAAACAGATGTAGAGCGCTGGTTTGGTGTGATCGCGCAACTGGAGGTGTGGAATAGTATGGCTACCTATGCGTATAATCATCCGCAGTATGCCTATCCGAAACCACAGGCGGCACCGATGGTGCTGGAGGCTGAAGCCCTGGGTCATCCGCTGATCCCCGACAATGAGTCTGTGAAAAATGATGGCAGTATCGGGCGTCCGGCCAGTTTCCTGATCATTACAGGATCTAATATGTCAGGAAAGAGCACGTTTCTGCGTAGTATAGGTTCTAACCTGTTGCTGGCCATGTGCGGGGCTCCGGTATGTGCACAACGTTTTGTGTTCACCCCCATGCGCATTATGACATCTATGCGTATTAAGGATTCTATTGCCAGCCATACTTCTTATTTTCAGGCAGAGCTGCTGCGCCTGCAGCATATCATCCAGCAACTGAAAGCAGGAGGGCAGGTGTTTATTCTGCTGGATGAAATTCTGAAGGGGACCAATTCAGAAGACAAACTCTCCGGCTCCCGCAGCCTGATAGAGCATTTCCTGGCCTATAACTGCCTGGGGATGATTGCTACGCATGACCTGGAGCTGGGCCATCTGGAAGACAGTTACCCCGAAAAAATAAAGAACTACTGCTTCGAAAGCACTATACAGGGTGACCATCTGTTCTTTGATTACCGCATCAGAGCTGGTATTGCAAGAAATAAGAATGCTACTTTCCTGATGAAGCAGATGGAGATCATCTAG
- a CDS encoding PA0069 family radical SAM protein yields MTLPFQEGGAETPYYKGRGAQVNPRNKYLKEEYVKEHIEGIDEWWQADVPTQIFEEHAKTLVNKVDSPDVGMWYSMNPYQGCEHGCIYCYARNAHQFWGLSAGLDFERKIIVKHNAPELLRKFLDNKNWVPKPISLSGNTDCYQPVERKMWLTRQLLEVALEYKQPVGIITKNSLVLRDRYLLQQLAQENLVCVYVSITTMQEELRQKMEPRTTTAAQRFKIVKELSEVGVPVGVMTAPMIPGLNDHEMPQLLETAAANGARYAGYTVVRLNDAVKIIFNDWLYKNFPDRADKVWHQIESMHGGNVNDSEFGRRMRGDGNIADLIRQQFRVHTKKNGLNQERFEFNTESFRRPTSQLSLF; encoded by the coding sequence ATGACATTGCCGTTCCAGGAAGGTGGCGCGGAAACGCCCTATTATAAGGGACGTGGCGCCCAGGTCAATCCCAGGAATAAGTACCTGAAAGAGGAATATGTGAAGGAGCACATTGAAGGTATTGATGAGTGGTGGCAGGCAGATGTTCCCACCCAGATATTTGAGGAACATGCCAAGACCCTGGTCAATAAGGTAGATAGTCCGGATGTAGGGATGTGGTATTCCATGAATCCCTACCAGGGCTGTGAACATGGCTGTATTTATTGTTATGCCCGTAATGCCCATCAGTTCTGGGGACTGAGTGCAGGGCTCGACTTCGAACGGAAGATCATCGTAAAACATAATGCGCCGGAACTGCTGCGTAAGTTTCTGGACAACAAGAACTGGGTACCCAAACCCATTTCCCTTTCAGGGAACACCGACTGCTACCAGCCGGTGGAACGCAAAATGTGGCTGACCCGGCAGTTGCTGGAGGTAGCCCTGGAGTATAAGCAGCCGGTAGGCATCATTACTAAAAATTCGCTGGTATTACGCGACCGCTACCTGTTACAGCAGCTGGCACAGGAAAACCTGGTCTGTGTATATGTTTCCATTACTACCATGCAGGAAGAGCTGAGGCAGAAAATGGAGCCTCGAACCACCACAGCCGCACAACGGTTTAAGATTGTGAAGGAACTGAGTGAAGTCGGTGTACCCGTTGGCGTTATGACGGCCCCAATGATCCCTGGACTAAATGACCACGAGATGCCCCAGCTCCTGGAGACGGCCGCAGCCAATGGAGCCCGTTATGCCGGCTATACGGTAGTAAGGCTCAACGATGCAGTCAAGATAATTTTTAATGACTGGCTTTATAAGAATTTCCCTGATCGTGCTGACAAGGTATGGCACCAGATTGAAAGTATGCATGGTGGCAATGTGAATGACAGCGAGTTTGGCCGCCGGATGAGAGGAGACGGTAATATCGCCGATCTGATCAGGCAACAGTTCAGAGTGCATACCAAAAAGAACGGGTTAAATCAGGAACGTTTCGAGTTTAATACGGAATCCTTCCGCAGGCCTACCAGCCAGCTGAGCTTATTCTAG
- a CDS encoding DinB family protein — translation MRNVIQVVREALLTNFRELDQWFEKDTALLDFKPDRDQWSIREVLEHITLTNYFLLLIINKSTRRALDRKSNGYTVVVPADYHEKFSQIDVISSKSFGWVRPEHMEPTGFKNMEEIKALLKQQYAQCMYNVSLLKNGEGVLVFTNMSVNHLGKLDIYQYIYFLTKHIERHIRQMKRLEKEFEESAILI, via the coding sequence ATGAGGAACGTTATTCAAGTTGTAAGAGAGGCTTTACTCACCAATTTCAGGGAGCTGGACCAGTGGTTCGAAAAAGATACGGCATTACTGGACTTTAAGCCGGACCGTGATCAATGGAGCATACGGGAAGTGCTGGAACATATCACCCTCACTAATTATTTCCTGTTGCTGATTATCAACAAAAGCACCCGCCGTGCACTTGACCGTAAAAGCAATGGTTATACTGTTGTAGTGCCGGCAGATTATCACGAAAAATTCAGCCAGATCGACGTGATCAGTAGCAAGTCTTTCGGCTGGGTAAGACCGGAACATATGGAGCCTACAGGCTTTAAAAATATGGAGGAAATAAAAGCATTACTGAAACAACAGTATGCACAATGCATGTACAACGTGTCTTTACTCAAAAACGGGGAAGGCGTGCTGGTATTCACCAACATGTCTGTTAACCACCTGGGTAAACTGGACATCTATCAGTACATCTATTTCCTGACTAAACATATTGAACGTCATATCCGTCAAATGAAAAGACTGGAGAAAGAATTTGAAGAAAGCGCAATCCTGATCTGA
- a CDS encoding AAA family ATPase produces MKTMVNNQIDITDGEYFAPKGVYTVHFNGIPNINNIYDIDGDKASAAFVKAFESMIVNTYKYTDYDTKKKKYKHSQTVMVLNNRSVVAFWHSWCEILHDGSDMEFVGKVTEMVIRYKEKQRREPHEINLIVSGRRGLELKSMEIKRTKLDIDLFYDNDFREVDKVIQQRLRKEKDKGIVLLHGMPGTGKTTYLRYLIGKIKKRILFVSPDLANNIMSPEFMQLLIDNPDCVVIIEDAENVIMDRKFTGNSSVSNLLNLSDGLLADCLNIQLVCSFNSDLSSIDSALLRKGRLIAKYEFKKLPAEKAQRLSAHLGFDTVVDKPMSVAEISNQHEPSFEAPKNVIGFRRTMVGETV; encoded by the coding sequence ATGAAAACAATGGTCAATAACCAGATAGATATTACCGATGGTGAATACTTTGCACCCAAAGGGGTGTATACTGTTCACTTCAACGGAATACCCAATATCAACAATATATATGATATAGATGGTGACAAAGCATCGGCGGCGTTTGTAAAGGCATTTGAGAGCATGATTGTGAATACCTACAAATACACCGACTATGACACCAAGAAGAAAAAATATAAACACTCACAGACGGTAATGGTGTTGAATAACCGCAGTGTAGTAGCCTTCTGGCATTCGTGGTGTGAGATCCTGCATGATGGATCAGATATGGAATTTGTAGGGAAGGTAACGGAAATGGTTATACGCTATAAGGAAAAACAACGTCGTGAACCACATGAGATTAACCTGATCGTGAGCGGTCGCAGAGGACTGGAGTTGAAGAGCATGGAAATCAAACGTACCAAACTGGATATCGATCTGTTTTACGATAATGATTTCAGAGAAGTGGATAAGGTGATACAACAACGGTTACGTAAAGAAAAAGACAAAGGCATCGTGCTGTTGCATGGTATGCCCGGAACCGGCAAAACCACCTATCTGCGTTACCTGATCGGGAAAATAAAAAAACGTATTCTGTTTGTTTCACCCGATCTGGCCAACAATATCATGAGCCCGGAGTTTATGCAGTTACTGATTGACAATCCTGACTGTGTGGTGATCATAGAAGATGCGGAGAATGTGATCATGGACAGGAAATTTACTGGTAATTCATCTGTGTCTAATCTGTTGAACCTGTCTGATGGCTTGCTGGCGGATTGTCTGAATATACAGTTGGTATGTTCCTTCAACAGCGATCTGTCTTCCATCGACAGTGCCCTGCTGCGTAAAGGAAGGCTGATCGCCAAATACGAATTCAAAAAGCTGCCAGCTGAAAAAGCACAACGGCTGTCTGCTCACCTGGGCTTTGATACTGTAGTCGACAAACCTATGAGTGTCGCAGAAATCTCTAACCAGCACGAACCTTCTTTTGAAGCACCGAAAAATGTGATCGGATTCCGTCGCACCATGGTGGGAGAAACGGTTTAA
- a CDS encoding RtcB family protein: MSELKMTGKQLLGLGYPQGPVIRVAIDVIAEHYPAATPEEAEAVLSSVLKDPVAYQHDPVLGAIAAHLMVEEKPEVIALRDTPVDYAIFGAEFIEEGTIKQLNNAIRLPVAVAGALMPDAHQGYGLPIGGVLATDNAVIPYGVGVDIGCRMCLSILDLPEASLETQASNYQKALKNKTKFGAGAEWKRNDADPVLERSEFREIPVLRNLLDKAAGQLGTSGSGNHFVEWGIVTILDANNEWNLAPGNYVGLLSHSGSRGMGAQVAGHYTRLAKELCVLPKEAQHLAYLDMNTEAGQEYWLAMNLAGDYASACHHLIHQRMIAEMGATLLARVENHHNFAWKEIHHGKELIVHRKGATPAGKGMLGIIPGSMTAPGFIVRGKGEESSLHSASHGAGRQMSRTKAIASITAEEMRKMLQDNGVTLIGGGLDEAPGAYKDINTVMSAQSDLVETVGRFQPKMVRMADGGPAED; encoded by the coding sequence ATGTCTGAATTGAAAATGACCGGCAAACAACTGCTGGGCCTCGGTTATCCGCAAGGTCCGGTAATTCGTGTGGCCATAGACGTTATCGCTGAACATTACCCCGCAGCCACCCCTGAAGAAGCAGAGGCTGTGCTGTCCAGCGTGTTGAAAGACCCTGTTGCTTATCAGCATGATCCGGTACTGGGCGCTATCGCAGCTCATCTGATGGTGGAAGAAAAACCGGAAGTAATAGCACTGCGGGATACCCCGGTGGATTATGCCATCTTTGGTGCTGAGTTTATTGAAGAAGGTACTATCAAACAGCTGAATAACGCGATTCGTTTACCCGTGGCCGTAGCCGGGGCGCTGATGCCGGATGCCCACCAGGGATATGGCCTGCCTATCGGCGGTGTACTAGCCACCGACAACGCTGTGATACCTTACGGCGTAGGAGTGGATATTGGTTGCCGTATGTGCCTGAGCATCCTGGACCTGCCGGAAGCAAGCCTTGAAACGCAGGCTTCCAACTATCAGAAAGCACTGAAGAATAAAACGAAGTTCGGCGCCGGCGCAGAATGGAAACGTAATGACGCAGACCCTGTGTTGGAACGGTCAGAATTCAGGGAAATACCGGTGTTGCGTAATCTGCTCGACAAAGCTGCCGGCCAGCTGGGAACTTCCGGCTCCGGAAACCACTTTGTGGAGTGGGGTATTGTGACCATCCTCGATGCTAATAACGAGTGGAATCTGGCACCCGGCAATTATGTGGGGCTGCTGTCACACTCCGGTTCCCGCGGTATGGGCGCCCAGGTAGCCGGTCATTATACCCGGCTGGCCAAAGAGTTGTGTGTACTGCCTAAAGAAGCACAACACCTGGCATATCTGGATATGAATACAGAGGCTGGGCAGGAGTACTGGCTGGCAATGAACCTGGCTGGTGACTATGCCTCCGCCTGTCATCATCTGATCCATCAGCGGATGATTGCTGAAATGGGCGCTACGCTGCTGGCGAGGGTGGAAAACCACCATAACTTCGCCTGGAAAGAAATACATCATGGTAAAGAACTGATTGTACACCGTAAAGGTGCTACACCTGCCGGTAAAGGTATGTTAGGGATTATCCCCGGCTCTATGACTGCGCCAGGCTTTATTGTGCGGGGTAAAGGGGAGGAAAGCAGCCTGCATTCTGCATCCCATGGAGCAGGGCGGCAGATGTCCCGTACCAAGGCGATCGCCTCTATTACCGCGGAGGAAATGAGGAAGATGCTGCAGGATAACGGCGTGACGCTGATTGGTGGCGGTTTGGATGAAGCACCTGGTGCTTATAAGGATATTAATACCGTGATGTCGGCGCAGTCAGACCTCGTGGAAACAGTAGGTCGGTTCCAGCCCAAAATGGTGCGGATGGCCGATGGAGGACCAGCAGAAGACTAA
- a CDS encoding sterol desaturase family protein, protein MHLNYLALAVPFFLTFMGLEYLVAQKKRKRYFKFNDTVANISVGIAERLLDTFTVGLFYFIYDYLYRRYALFDIKASVLLWVALLMCTDFIWYWYHRLAHEVTVLWCAHVVHHQSEEFNYTVSARITVFQAFIRTGFWAILPVIGFPPAMITSMLLVHGLYPFFIHTRTIGKLGILEYILVTPSHHRVHHASNPKYLDKNYGDVFIIWDKLFGTFQKEEEEPVYGLTKPLESNSFLWQHFHFILEMLYSVRAARGWRNRLRVIFGKPDNVDPAARAVLEESFLLRNRSITETPKLNNYVVWQIATTLTLLFAFLLLQYYVPVFIQVCVTLLILLTLINCGAILEQKRWVFYLEYARYGVLCFALFYCWPHPSLVTLAGLVLATAIYYQSRLRKEYYRLVYGYTRT, encoded by the coding sequence GTGCATTTGAATTATCTGGCATTGGCGGTTCCTTTTTTCCTGACATTCATGGGTCTGGAGTATCTGGTGGCGCAAAAAAAAAGGAAGCGTTATTTTAAGTTCAATGATACAGTGGCCAACATCAGCGTAGGAATAGCTGAGCGGCTGCTGGACACTTTTACGGTAGGGTTGTTTTATTTTATATACGACTACCTGTATCGGCGTTATGCCCTTTTCGATATCAAAGCCAGTGTGCTGTTATGGGTGGCCCTGCTGATGTGTACAGACTTTATCTGGTACTGGTATCACCGGCTGGCACATGAAGTAACGGTATTGTGGTGTGCACATGTAGTGCACCATCAGAGTGAGGAGTTTAACTATACCGTTTCTGCCAGGATCACGGTATTTCAGGCGTTTATACGGACGGGTTTCTGGGCCATATTACCGGTGATTGGTTTTCCGCCGGCGATGATCACCAGTATGCTGCTGGTACATGGGCTCTATCCCTTTTTTATTCATACCCGTACGATTGGTAAACTGGGCATTCTGGAATATATACTGGTAACACCTTCCCATCACCGGGTGCATCATGCCAGTAATCCTAAGTATCTCGACAAAAACTATGGAGATGTGTTTATCATCTGGGATAAACTGTTTGGTACTTTTCAGAAGGAGGAAGAAGAGCCCGTGTATGGGTTAACCAAGCCGCTGGAGAGTAACAGTTTCCTGTGGCAGCATTTTCATTTTATTTTGGAGATGTTATATTCCGTGAGGGCAGCCAGGGGATGGCGTAACAGGCTGCGGGTGATATTCGGAAAGCCGGATAATGTGGACCCTGCGGCGAGGGCTGTGCTGGAAGAATCTTTTTTGTTGCGTAACCGAAGTATAACGGAAACGCCTAAACTGAATAATTATGTGGTGTGGCAGATAGCTACCACACTCACATTATTGTTTGCTTTTTTGCTATTGCAGTATTACGTACCAGTATTCATCCAGGTATGTGTGACCTTACTCATATTACTGACCCTGATCAACTGTGGCGCTATTCTGGAGCAGAAGCGCTGGGTGTTTTATCTGGAATATGCCCGGTACGGGGTGTTGTGTTTTGCATTGTTTTACTGCTGGCCGCATCCATCGCTGGTGACGCTGGCGGGACTGGTACTGGCTACAGCCATTTATTACCAGTCGCGCCTGCGGAAGGAATACTACCGGCTGGTATATGGTTATACCCGTACGTAG
- a CDS encoding acyltransferase family protein has product MTASQRFLSLDVFRGLTVAAMILVNNPGSWEYVYGPLEHAKWHGCTPTDLVFPFFLFAVGNAMSFAMKKYADAGNAAVIRKIMTRTLLIFGIGLLLNWFPFVKWSDGQLVGKSLSNLRILGVFPRIALCYGAAAFIVHYLKDKGAFVAACIILLAYWFILVAFGGSDPYSLEGYAGLPLDKLILGENHMYKGEGVPFDPEGILSTLPAICNVIFGYLAGKFIQEKGKTYEMLARLLIMGCILIFAALCWNIVFPINKKIWTSSYVLYTVGIALLLLSILMYIIEFRAYTKWTTFFTVFGKNPLFIYVLSGVVVKLYLLIRPVPGQNMYTWLYQTVFQPIGGNMVGSFLFALFHVCAFAAIGYWMDKKKIYVRV; this is encoded by the coding sequence GTGACTGCTTCACAACGTTTTTTATCGCTGGATGTGTTCCGGGGCCTGACAGTGGCCGCCATGATCCTGGTCAACAATCCCGGGAGCTGGGAGTATGTGTATGGGCCGCTTGAGCACGCCAAATGGCACGGCTGTACGCCTACCGACCTGGTATTTCCCTTCTTTCTTTTTGCTGTAGGCAACGCCATGAGCTTTGCCATGAAAAAATACGCCGACGCCGGCAATGCTGCCGTCATCCGCAAAATAATGACCCGTACCCTGCTAATATTCGGTATCGGTCTTCTGCTCAACTGGTTCCCGTTTGTAAAATGGTCTGACGGACAACTGGTAGGTAAATCGCTCAGTAACCTCCGTATCCTGGGCGTATTTCCCCGTATTGCCCTCTGCTACGGAGCTGCAGCCTTCATTGTACATTATCTGAAAGATAAAGGAGCCTTCGTGGCAGCCTGTATCATCCTGCTGGCATACTGGTTCATCCTCGTCGCCTTCGGTGGCAGCGATCCTTACAGTCTGGAAGGATACGCCGGCCTACCCCTTGATAAGTTAATATTGGGAGAAAATCATATGTACAAAGGAGAAGGAGTACCCTTCGATCCGGAAGGTATTCTGAGCACCCTCCCGGCTATCTGTAACGTTATCTTCGGCTACCTCGCCGGTAAATTCATACAGGAAAAGGGCAAAACATACGAAATGCTGGCCCGCCTTCTGATCATGGGCTGCATCCTCATCTTCGCCGCCCTCTGCTGGAACATAGTGTTCCCCATCAACAAAAAAATATGGACCAGCTCCTACGTACTCTACACTGTAGGCATCGCCCTGCTGCTCCTCTCCATACTGATGTATATCATAGAATTCAGAGCATACACCAAATGGACCACCTTCTTTACCGTATTCGGTAAAAACCCGCTGTTTATCTATGTGCTGTCCGGCGTGGTCGTAAAACTCTACCTGCTTATCAGGCCGGTACCCGGACAAAACATGTACACCTGGCTGTATCAAACTGTCTTCCAGCCCATCGGAGGCAACATGGTAGGGTCGTTCCTATTCGCCCTCTTCCATGTATGTGCATTTGCCGCCATTGGCTACTGGATGGATAAAAAGAAAATCTACGTACGGGTATAA
- a CDS encoding RNA polymerase sigma factor, translated as MSSVEFNTLLVGNADFLKPFAFTLTKDTEQAKDLYQETLFRALSNQEKYLEGTNIRAWLFTIMRNIFINHYRKKAKNRMIAEPTVSDFFLNYQQSPSTNKADTNLRMKDIHVAVYHLPQIFKQPFLLYYEGYKYFEIADILQEPLGTIKSRIHFARKILKTQVPRH; from the coding sequence ATGTCATCTGTTGAATTTAACACCTTGCTTGTCGGAAACGCTGATTTCCTGAAACCCTTTGCATTCACCCTTACCAAAGACACCGAACAGGCAAAAGACCTATACCAGGAAACCCTGTTCCGTGCTCTATCCAACCAGGAAAAGTACCTGGAAGGCACCAACATCCGGGCCTGGCTTTTCACCATCATGCGAAACATCTTCATCAACCATTACCGCAAAAAAGCCAAAAACAGGATGATAGCCGAACCCACCGTAAGTGACTTCTTCCTCAACTATCAGCAAAGCCCTTCCACTAACAAGGCCGACACCAACCTCCGCATGAAAGACATACACGTAGCCGTTTATCACCTACCCCAGATCTTCAAACAGCCTTTTCTCCTCTATTACGAAGGATACAAATACTTTGAAATAGCCGATATCCTTCAGGAGCCACTCGGAACCATTAAAAGCAGAATACATTTTGCCCGCAAAATACTTAAGACACAGGTACCCCGGCACTAA